The Candidatus Omnitrophota bacterium genome contains the following window.
GCCCCTTAAAACCTAAGGTAGTATTCTTAAGCGTATGGGGGATTATATAAACCCTAAAGGTATTGGATCTTTTATCCATAATGGTAAGGCTGATACCATCTACGGCTATAGAGCCTTTGGGAAGAATATAGGCTATGAATTCAATGGGTACGGCTATTTCAAAACAGAGATTGGCGTCTATATATTTCTTTTGCCTGATAATGCCGATACAATCGACATGGCCGGTAACAAAATGGCCCGAGAGCCTCTCCCCTATCTTCAAGGCACGCTCCAGGTTGACTTTATCTTTTATCTTCAAAGAGCCGAGATTAGTCGCCTTGAGGGTCTGCGGCATCGCCTCAAAACTCAAATCACTCTGTTCTTTTTTAACGACAGTAAGGCAGGCGCCGTTCACGGAAATACTCTCGCCTATCTTGGTATCCGGCGATATTACGGGGGCATGGATCTCCAATAAAGTAACATTACCCCGCCTGGATATTTCTTTTAATTCTCCCAACTCCTCGATAATTCCGCTAAACATAAGTGAGTGCACAATTTATGGAACGTTA
Protein-coding sequences here:
- a CDS encoding riboflavin synthase, producing MFSGIIEELGELKEISRRGNVTLLEIHAPVISPDTKIGESISVNGACLTVVKKEQSDLSFEAMPQTLKATNLGSLKIKDKVNLERALKIGERLSGHFVTGHVDCIGIIRQKKYIDANLCFEIAVPIEFIAYILPKGSIAVDGISLTIMDKRSNTFRVYIIPHTLKNTTLGFKGPSDKVNVEFDILAKVGTVPAES